The following nucleotide sequence is from Archocentrus centrarchus isolate MPI-CPG fArcCen1 chromosome 6, fArcCen1, whole genome shotgun sequence.
AACAGAGGTCTGTGCATTTTCTTGTTATGTTATAAAACACAGTATGTACTAGAGCTCAACTGGTACATACTGTATTATTGGGATTGACATTAATGCTGAGTTTTAGATAGTAAAGCATTTCAGTATATCAGCTGAGGTTCTCTCTATACAGTCATTCTATCGGTGTATTGAAAAGGGTAAATGACTAACAGTGCATTTCACAAACTATTACCAATTTACTGTGAAGTCACTGGTGGTTTTGCTATTTACatgcttaatttaaaaaaaaattaactgtatatttttatgGTTGAGGAAAGGATGTGAGTGCTGATAAGTGATTCAGGGATTTGTTTAATTAAATTgtgaagtcattttttaaagggTACTCTCTGATCAAAACATGGAGTGATCGAGATATTTAATTCTACAGGTGTGCCTGTTTCATGGGGCACTGATGTGAACGGTGGTGGAGGAAGGTGTATGCCGTATCAGAATGGATGGGCAGACTCAAAGGATTCAGCTTGTGTCAGCAGACAACAGTATGGCATTAGGACACAGAATCCAGGTGATGAACTGGCCTGATTTCCCCCAGAGAGTGTGAATTTCTGTGAATAATTTCCTTGTAAAATGTATCAGTCCAACTCATCATTTAAGCACATTCAGTAGACACGTACTTATGTtttgatatatatatctatTTTTAATAGATTGTAACTGATCAGCAGACTGGACAGAAGATCCAGATCGTCACAGCACTTGAGCCATCTTCGCCTGGAAAGCAGCAGTTTATCCTAGCAAATGCTGATTATTCCCCTGGGGGGAAGGTGATTCTGGCCAAGCAGGAGGGGTCACCCAACAAGGTCATCCTCACCACTCCAGATGGTTCTGGGGTTAACCAGCTGCTGTTTACCTCCCCTGAACTCACTGCGCAGCAGATTCAGGTATTGCCTGAAGatgttgacttctttttgccAGTTTTGATAAACGGGAAACTGAAAAGTCTAATGACTGAAGCATGAATATGTTTAGTCAGCCCTATTGCAGTGTTTGCTGTATTAAATTATTCAATTTCTGGGGTTGTTTGGCAGTTTGTGACTGAAAGCTCAGACCAGTCTATTGTGAAGCCTGTTGTGGAGTACTGCGTTGTCTGTGGGgataaggcctcaggtatgcgtctttattttattttttatttaattttatatatatatatatatatatatatatatatatatatatatatatatatatatatatatatatatatatatatatatatatatatatatatatatatatatatatatatttgtgtgtatgaataaattttttattttttttaccttagcATTTAAATCATATGTAAACACACCTGATCAtgttttctctttgatttttcAGGACGTCATTACGGAGCTGTTAGCTGTGAGGGCTGTAAAGGCTTCTTCAAACGCAGTATAAGGAAGAACCTGGTTTACACATGCAGAGGATCCGGAGAATGTGCCATTAACAAGCTGCACCGAAACCGCTGCCAGTACTGTCGACTGCAGCGCTGTATAGCTCTGGGCATGAAGCAGGATTGTAAGAAACTGTAATACTATATTTACACATTCATGAATTTGTTGTTAAGAATCTGCCTGATTAAAGacagttggggttttttttttttttttttttattattattattattattattattattattattattattattattttggtcTCTTAGCTGTGCAGTGTGAGAGGAAGCCCGTTGAGGTCACTGCCAGAGAGAAATCTGTCAACTGTGCAGCCTCCACTGAAAAGATCTACATCCGCAAGAACTTGTGTAGCCCTCTGGCTGCTACACCTACTTTTGCATCCGACAAGGAAACTGCTCGGTAAATCCTGCATAAACTATAATATACTTGTAAGAGACTTCTTATCAATATATTGAATCCACCTGTCCCCTAATTGTCCACAGTGCAAAACAacataataaatatgtaaataggtcattttttttcctgcatttccAGTGTCTCTGCAGTGTTATATTAGACTTGTACTGGTGGAACTCCTTTATGtaactttacattaaaatagAACCCCACTTGTACATGCTTCATGGTCTCATAAAGTATATTACAGTGTGAGGTGTCAAACTCTTAACTTCAGGTCTACAAGTTTGCTTGAGTCAAGCATGTTGCTGAACATCCAACAACCCTTCTCCAAGCTGGAAAACACCATCTTGATTCCAGCATCGCCTGAAAAGGTAACACAGATGCAGTAAAACTGTAGTATGTTAAATTATTTCCTACCTTTTAATATACAGACATCCAGAGAAGTACTTTGGAGTACCTAgggttaaaagaaacaaactcatTGCATGTTTATTGATGAAGAATGTGTCCTAATTTATATGGTGTGAAGTAGTTTTGTCCTTGTTTCTGGAAACATTTCAGTGATCAAAATGTTTGATGACTGTCCTCTCCTCAGCAGGATGACCCATCTCAGGGTGATCTTGGTACACTGGCAAATGTAGTGACATCCCTTGCCCACCTTAACAAGAGCAGAGAAGCAAGTGACAGCGGTAATGATCTGATGGGAGCTGAAACACTTAGCAACGGTGACAGCTCAATGACAGATATCCAGGGAGATGAACAAACCGCAAGTGATATCTCTAGGTGAGAGCTATCACACGAAATCAAGCTGCTTTGATACTGAGGCCGAGGCCTACAGAAGCACTAGAATGAAACTTTCGggcttctgttttctgtttgtcataAAGGTTTAATTGAATTTCCTGCAGGGCcatgtggtttctaatttgatCTTAAGGCTTTAATTAGATTGGCTCACTGTTGATCAAAAATATAGCATCTTACGTGTATGAAAGGGGCTGTGCTGCATTGTTTTGAGATGAATCTGAAGTGAGATACAACTTATAAGTCCAAATGTGAGGATCTTTCAGTGcaagcagtttttttgttgtataTCATTAGAGCTTTTGACACCTTGGCCAAAGTTCTACACACTGGCGATGGCTCAGCAGGAGAGTCCTTGGAGGCTACAATGCAGCTTATGTCAGGGGACCAGTCAGACCCTGTGGTGGAGTTAGAGGGACCTCTTCTTTCTGACAGCCATATCCCTTTCAAGGTAAAAGCACAGCCAATGATTGTGACTCTCTCCTTCGAGCAAAACACATGATTATGTTATATAGAGTTACATATTTTCTGTCAACACTATTATCATGTTTTCACCCCCCTGGTCTTACAGCTTATGATGCCTTTGCCTGTGCCAGAGTACCTCAATGTCAACTACATCTGTGAATCAGCTTCACGGCTACTTTTTCTCTCTATGCACTGGGCACGCTCCATACCTGCCTTTCAAACCCTTGGGTAAGTCTGATTATTCTTTGTTTCATAAATGCTCCTTTTGTAGATAACGTGTAAAAtcacttgttttttaaagtgtgcACATACAGTTCTTTGTAGTAAATTGATCATCTGTATTTTGTTTTACAGTGGGCAAGACAATGACATTAACCTAATGAAAGCCTGCTGGAACGAACTTTTCGCCCTGGGTCTGGCACAGTGTTCCAATGTAATGAATGTCGGCACCATCTTAAGTGCCATTATCAACCATCTTCAGACCAGCTTACAGGAAGGTAGGAGAGCTCTGCTGTTGGCTTCCTGCGAGGTTTAATACTTGTGTACAGCTTTAGAAAGGGCAAAGCAATTAAACTAGATGAGGTATACACGATAACATGGGATGTTAAATCTGTCATGTTCACTTTTGCGGCATGCCTTGAATACCCTACCTCTTAGATCTTGTCTGTTTATTTGTCTCACAGAGAAACTGTCCCCAGAGAGAGTAAAACTAGTGATGGAGCACATTTGGAGGATGCAGGAGTTCTGTAACAGCATGTCCAAGCTGTCCCCAGACTCTTACGAATATGCCTACCTCAAAGCCATCGTACTCTTTAGTCCTGGTGTGTACAACCTGCTAATTTGCGCAAAAGCAGATTCCTTGACGTACTCAAGTCTGACTGTGTATACACATTATTTTTGTACCAGATCACCCAGGTATAGATAATATCCCACAAATAGAGCGGTTCCAGGAGAAAGCCTACATGGAGCTGCAGGACTATGTAACGAGAACATACCCAGAAGACTCTTACCGGTTTGTAGGCTTTATCTTTGTACTATATTACGCCAGCACAGCTGGAAATCCACCATGCTCTTTTACTCTAAAAAGCAGGACAGATGCATGCTGTTATCATAGATGTACTTGCTTCATGGTGAATTGCATGTGTTTCTCCATCACTCCCAGGTTATCCAAGCTGTTGCTGCGTCTTCCTGCCCTCAGGCTGATAAGTGCAGCTGTGACTGAGGAGCTGTTTTTCGCTGGGCTCATTGGCAACGTGCAGATTGACAGCATCATCCCTTATATCCTCAAAATGGAGTCCACTGATTATAATAGCCAGGCCGTCTCTGGTGTCTGACACACAGCTTATAGCAACATGGGACTGAAGATTCAGTGGCCAACTATTCACGTCACTGAATGGTCATAACACAATGACAATATCCCttgtgaattattattttttcacatcTACCTTTGTCCTACATCTGACTCCTTAGGAGCCAGTCAGCAGAGCGCAGCTCACAATTAGGACAAATAAAACCAACTCCAGTTGCAAGGAAGCCTATCTGTATCTGCCTGTTCAGGAACAAACCCTTGAAGTTTGCATAGTAGGTCGTGCTTTTTATTGTACATAGTATTTTATGCTTCATTGACTCCAGGCCTTTCCTTTTCTGCAGATCTTGTTTGTACTTTGAAGGAATGGGtatggtttgtttttcactgctttcatacacagcttttttgttttatagtggtaaatataagaaaaaaaaaagttgtcataATGTGAACCAAATTGTCACTTAaagttaaaacttaaaaaaaacattttttttttttttttaatttgtttgccAGTCCAAAGGATCTGCAGCATCACTTGTCCAATAAGTGACGTCATAAGAATTTGAAGTATTTGTGTATATAAATTTGTATATATAATTGACCAAGGCTAATGGGCAGCCCTTGGTAATTTGTGGATTTCATCTTTTTGGCCAAATTCACATGGATAGAAAATGATGGTcatatcatttaaaaataaaaacatctttcgACCACGATTGTTGATCAAGcaagctttcattttgtttgacgATATCAGCAGGAGCTGGTGGCACTGATTCCAAATGAATAAAACTTTATGAATGCTTTCATATAAGCTTGCACTTGTTACAGCATGCTGcacttgtgctttttttttttgttattctttGGACAGAGGGTTACaaaatgggttaaaaaaaaaaagatatgttgCACCATTGCTCAGTCATGTTAGCACATCAACAGGCTTTGCTTCATCGTGGGTAAAAATACGTAAGTCATGACTGCAAAAATTGCTTTGAATTTAAATATTACAGCCTCATTGAAAGTAGtcaccccttgtgaataagggagcagctaaaagtaGCTTTCTAGTAGTGAACTAGTTACAAAGTTTGTTGGTCACAGCATTTTTGAATCCTGActtcagctgaatgggaagattTTGCAACTGCAAAGATGATGagatgaaacattttttaaataatatattaaatgatATTATCTGGCAGATACCTCTCTGCCACACAGATGCATTATATGGGTTCAAAAGTGTCCAGTGTGCACAGAGCCAGCCTTCCTAATCAGTTTATTCATAACCAGCACTGATCCTGctcccccagcagaccacagcaaagtaAACTGCTTGCCACAGCTTAGTAACAGAAAATCTCCATCATTTTGCTTCCTTaggaaattttttatttttttttcttaggaaATTGAACCCACTCCTCCCCTTTTTGTATACAACCTCTGTGTTGGTCTTGCAGTTCAGCCTATTGAGAACAATGACAGTGAAGATGGTGGGAAAAGTATCGCTTCCagggaaaaaagtgttttaaaaacatgcttgtttgttttttcgcCAAAACATTTAAGCAGCTTTTTAACTGACATTTCTATATAATGATGTTTTGATGTTCTGTTGAGCACGAAAAATCAAAGTATATTGAAGTAATGCTTCAAAATAGGAATTTTGAAATGGCTCCTGTGTTGCGAGACTTGCTTGTAGAAAGACTTCGGTTTCACTCGGTCTTTAAACTCTGCTTCTTGGAACTGGCCGTGCCTCTATAAACACACCAGATTGTTTACATGTCCCTTCTGAATTAGTAATGCAAAATCTGCATCCTGCCCCGCTGAGTTATTGTTGCGTTTTGTGTCAAATGACATGAAGGTGGAAATGTTGCAGGCTGCTGTGCTTTCAGTATATGTGTAAGCTCATCAATGTTTAATCAGAGCTCAGCAGATATACGTAACTGAACGGAGGACAGTGCCTGCAGGCTTTGAGGTAGTTACCCAGTGGACGTGTCCAGCTAATTAAATGCACTGATAGCAGTATTAAAACTTGATGAATGATAttgtctgctgttgtttttagaaGTCCGTTGGGTATCCGGAAGCTTCTTTGTGTGATTCTCCGCAGTCCTATCATACCCCTGCATCACTTTGTTCACCACCTTTGAACTGCATAAGCTAATACATATCAATGTGTGATGCAACCAATtaagaaatgcaaaaacaacacagcGACTGTTAAGGTTTGGGGATTTGTGATGCAACATGGGGCTTAGTGTTTATGGTGGATTAGCTCGTTCCAAGCTGAATGTGAATGAAAGAACCAGTTGGGCTGTTCCCATGGCCCCTGGGGTGTCTGTGCTTCAGGGAGGGGTGAGGATCGGGGGTTAGTGTTGCAAAACAAGGTGGCAGAACTAGTTATATGCAATCAAATTTAAATACTTCTTGCAGTGAAACATCAGCACGATATGTCAGTTATGCCCTGTGTTAATCGGAGACGATCAAACACAATGATGCATGTGGATCGTCACCAGACTTCCTTCTTTCCTGTTAGGCCTGCTGATCAGCTGGTCATACAAGTTCATGACacttcttttaaatatttttcactttgcagAGCGTGATACCTGTGTATGTTACGGTGTATGTTCCTCAATTTGACCGCTGCTGTAGTTTGTACCTCTTAAACAGAAGTATTATTTTGTTAGTCCTCATCCTTTacctttttttcagttttaaaatctACCACATCTATAAATGTAATAagctacaaaataaaaaacagagggCTTGTTGCTTCTAAGTTACTTTAACAGTTTATATGATTTGCttttgaataataaaataattaaatgttcATATGTATACTTTTACAGCCACACAATAAGTAATGTGTATGTGAATCCTCAGGCACTTTgtaatgtttacattttcagtCCTCCACAgttcaaaagcaaaaacagcacTTTTCACTCCACTACAATAATAGTTGGGTACTAGTTACTGCGTTTAAATACTGTTACTGCTCCCTTCGTGGGTccccacagtggatcatctgccttcatctcaccctatcccctGTCACATCAACCCTGTCCTACTTCACAACATCCacaaacctcctctgtggtcttcctcttttcctcctacctgacagctccatcttcaacatacTTTGTCCaacatatccactatccctcttcTGCActtgtccaaaccatctcagcctcacctctctaactttgtctccaaaccactcaacctgagctgtccctctgatgtactcatttctaatcctggcCATTCCCAATGAAAATTTTAGCATTTTCTGCTcgaccatacatcatagcagttCTCCCTGCCATCTTATAAACCTTCCCTTATAATCTGTGATAACTTTCAACATCcaccacttaaaaaaatgcattttcaagTAGTTAAGTAGAACCAAACACTTATAAACAAGgttttaaattcatatttgtAACAGTACTTTTACACCACAGTGCTTCAACCTTTATTCCTAACATGCATATTTCTAACTAACACCTCAAATGATTGTTGAgaaggacatttttttaaacaaagaagaGTTTCAAGGCTGTTTTTAATCTCTTCCAGGCAGGCAGCCATGCTCAGTTAACCCCACCTCCTCAGAggagccacccttcagagagAAGTGGGCGGAGTTTGCGTTCTCCACAGTTTAGTTGAAGGGAGCAGCCAgtgcatgagagagagagagagagagagagagcaaaaaaaggGGGTTAAACATGGATACGAGTTTAGGAGAGAGTTTTAAACTAGTCCCGATACCGAAGTGAAGAAACCACCAGCTCCTGACTGACCACAAACTGGACGCTATTATGCCCAGCGCAAACGTGTCGGTGCGAAGTTTGTCTGAAGTCGAGAAGTAcatcagcaggagcagcagcagcagccggatggtgagtgtgtgaatgaatTTTGCACCACTGTTGTGTCATAGCGGCAGATCCCGTACTGTACCAGCGATGCATTGTTGTCTCTTGAGGTCCACGTCATGTGAAACCAACAGCTGCGCCGCTTCAAAGCTGCACGTTTCCCCGAACAAAGAGCTTTCAGTGAGCCGCGTATGCACTGTCTTCATGAGGATGTGGTGCAAGTACTCCCGGCTACTGGGTGCCACAGACGGAAAGTCCGTATGTGTTCTCATAACCCGAAAAGTTTTATTGCTTCTTAATCCATGTAGCCTGACATTGGAGAAACACGCCCAACACCAAGTTTCTAAACGTTTATAAACCCTAAAGTGTTAAATTTAGCAGAAACATGCAACAAATATTAGCACCAGAAAGCGTTTTTGAGCATTGTCACATGTAGTGATAAAACAAAATCCCAGTGAATTTCAGTCCCGTGCCATAACCCTTAATCAAtattcacttttttattttttaaaaaacagcctggtgtttttaaatgtgtgcactTGCTGTGTAGAGTCTGCCTGGTATATATGAATCAGGCCAGGCCAGTATTGGGTAAATGTGTGAGGCCAGCTGGTATGAGAACCTAGTTTTAAGTTGCTAACAAGTTCATGAAACATATTGTTGGAAAGTAAATTATGAGCCTATCACTTTTCCACTGTACACAAGAACACTGGCTGGATTATTGATTTTGCTACTCTCGAAAGCTGGCACCAGCTCCAAAAATCCAGTATCAGTCCaactcaattttttttcttctgatattaaatatacaaaaacagcagaatTTATTGTCTGAACTGAAACTTAATAGCGTAGGTAATGAACTTGTTATAAGCTACTGTCTTACAAGTGTTTCTGTATTTATGGTCATTGGATGACTCATTCAACCCCATCTTACTTTATTTGACATTtacagctgtgaaaaagtaagtaGAACCCGTGGAAatgttaactttaaaaaaaataaatgcaaaatgatGCACAGAATCAGCATTTTCTAGCAGTTTTCCCAGTTTCAGCCAATAAAAGGCAGCTCAATCACACAGCAATGGTAAGTACGCCCCACACATTTATCCCACTTTCAAATCCGTAGAATTGGAATCGGCGGTTCCAGATGACGTACTAATGGTTTTAACCTCAGTGACGACTCCAAACTAACTTATTTAAAGAGTCTGCTGTTCTTTTTGCAGTTTTAGTGTCATGTCATCGCCCCAGAGCTTGTTGATTATTACAAAAggtcatccaaaaaaaaaaataaataaatgaatgcaacCAACGTACATGTACACTGACTGCTAATTTTTCCAGGAAGCCAGTGTCAGAGGCTGATGTGACATTATGCAAAACGTCTACAAGAAGTCGGTTCCTCTAAAGCAGGAGATGCAAGTTTTTTTAAGTCAAGGGTTTGCTTACTTTCTACATCACataatatttttgttgaatCAATCTTTGAAAAAGCAAATGTGGTGTTGTTCAAACACAAACCTTTATCCGTAAACACTGTATCACATCTTTGCTTGTTCAGAGCCACCAGTTCTGATGGGATGCCTTTACCTTTTCACAACTATGCCCAGGCCATATCTGTTTAAGCTTTCACAGCAGATATAGAAAGTATATAAACTATATATAATATAGTTTTTGACTGCAAAATAGTGTGGTCACTGTGTGGCCAGTGATCACATAAGTTTTGATTTCTGACACACTGAAAGGGGAAGGACATTAAATTATGTACATGATTACTCAAACTAGAATTTCACATTCTAATGCAGAAAAGAAAGTAAAGGCAGTCTGTattacgtatatatatatatatccacaaAATCAGAGTATACAGTATCTGTATGGCACTTAACTCAGTCTTGCTATAGACAAGTTCAGCAACCAGAAACTTGATGAAAATAGCTAACTAATACTGGTTGGTCTGGGGGAAATCCAAACAAGCCGTCAGAAGTCCCTGAATAGATCTGTTATTTGATAAAAGCGAGAAACTTTAACACATAAAAATGTGTGATTCTCACGCAGTCGGACTGTCAGTAAAGTGCCACGAAGCAGCAAATTGTTTCTCATTCTGTGCTTGAACCTTCACATTTGCTACTCAGTCACTAAAAGTgtccttgtgtgtttttttttaaactgcacagGTCCTGTTAAACCAAGAAACAGCAGCTCCTTTAGATTGAATTAAGAGTATAAATAATTGAACTCAATAACTTTACCCCTGGAGTACAGCTCAGAAGAATCATGCACAATAATTTTTACCAGGTTTTTATGTAAGCA
It contains:
- the nr2c1 gene encoding nuclear receptor subfamily 2 group C member 1 isoform X2, encoding MDGQTQRIQLVSADNSMALGHRIQIVTDQQTGQKIQIVTALEPSSPGKQQFILANADYSPGGKVILAKQEGSPNKVILTTPDGSGVNQLLFTSPELTAQQIQFVTESSDQSIVKPVVEYCVVCGDKASGRHYGAVSCEGCKGFFKRSIRKNLVYTCRGSGECAINKLHRNRCQYCRLQRCIALGMKQDSVQCERKPVEVTAREKSVNCAASTEKIYIRKNLCSPLAATPTFASDKETARSTSLLESSMLLNIQQPFSKLENTILIPASPEKDDPSQGDLGTLANVVTSLAHLNKSREASDSGNDLMGAETLSNGDSSMTDIQGDEQTASDISRAFDTLAKVLHTGDGSAGESLEATMQLMSGDQSDPVVELEGPLLSDSHIPFKLMMPLPVPEYLNVNYICESASRLLFLSMHWARSIPAFQTLGGQDNDINLMKACWNELFALGLAQCSNVMNVGTILSAIINHLQTSLQEEKLSPERVKLVMEHIWRMQEFCNSMSKLSPDSYEYAYLKAIVLFSPDHPGIDNIPQIERFQEKAYMELQDYVTRTYPEDSYRLSKLLLRLPALRLISAAVTEELFFAGLIGNVQIDSIIPYILKMESTDYNSQAVSGV
- the nr2c1 gene encoding nuclear receptor subfamily 2 group C member 1 isoform X1 translates to MDGQTQRIQLVSADNSMALGHRIQIVTDQQTGQKIQIVTALEPSSPGKQQFILANADYSPGGKVILAKQEGSPNKVILTTPDGSGVNQLLFTSPELTAQQIQFVTESSDQSIVKPVVEYCVVCGDKASGRHYGAVSCEGCKGFFKRSIRKNLVYTCRGSGECAINKLHRNRCQYCRLQRCIALGMKQDSVQCERKPVEVTAREKSVNCAASTEKIYIRKNLCSPLAATPTFASDKETARSTSLLESSMLLNIQQPFSKLENTILIPASPEKQDDPSQGDLGTLANVVTSLAHLNKSREASDSGNDLMGAETLSNGDSSMTDIQGDEQTASDISRAFDTLAKVLHTGDGSAGESLEATMQLMSGDQSDPVVELEGPLLSDSHIPFKLMMPLPVPEYLNVNYICESASRLLFLSMHWARSIPAFQTLGGQDNDINLMKACWNELFALGLAQCSNVMNVGTILSAIINHLQTSLQEEKLSPERVKLVMEHIWRMQEFCNSMSKLSPDSYEYAYLKAIVLFSPDHPGIDNIPQIERFQEKAYMELQDYVTRTYPEDSYRLSKLLLRLPALRLISAAVTEELFFAGLIGNVQIDSIIPYILKMESTDYNSQAVSGV